From Candidatus Nanohalococcus occultus:
TGTGCTTCAGGAGATCGAGCTACCGGAGCTAAAGGAAAAAGTAAGACGGCAGGTAAGAAAAAAGCTCAAAGAATAGCTGTCTGAGCTATTCTGACTGTATTTTTGTTTATTCCTGAACTTACCTCGCCGATCGATGTAAAGTTTATAAGACTTTAGGTAAAGTATACTTTACATGAAGAGTCTATTTGAGTACGGCAGAAAACTGTATTTTGCGGTTTTGATAGCAGGCATAGTTGGATCGGTTGTTTTGTTCAATACAGGCTATGAGCTAGAGGCGGCTGTAGTAACTGCGGTTGCGGTAGTTTCCCTGCTTCTGATTGGTAGAAAAAGCACTAAACCTATATTTGACGAACGTGATACTGCGCTCGCCGAAGAATCAACTCATGCCGCTGTTATGTGGTCTGGAGCTTTCGGCGGCGTTGCGATGATCGTTATATCGATCGGAATCGGACTCGGTCGATGGAGCTACCCGGACTGGGCCGCACCGTATTACCTTTCCTGGGGAGCTATAATATCACTAGCGGCTCTTATAGAGGTCTTGAAACGTTATCGGGTGATAGAGTGAGGAGAGCTGACTTTCTTCCGGCAAGGATGAATGCGCTGTGGTTTACTTATGTCGCGCTTTTCCTGTTTTCGCTGATGCCGAACTGGGGCCTGTACCTTGATATGTTTGAGATCGCTGCGGTATCAGGTTTCTGGATTGTATTAGTTAATCTCTGGAGCTGGTATAGCGGTCGGCCGATTATAGACGAACGCAAACAACAGATAGCAACTGAAGCAATGTCATGGGGTTTTGTAGTGGTTTCACTTGCCTTGATACCGGCAGGAACCACAGGTATCGAGTTAAATCCGCAACTGATAAGATCTACGGCAGAACTAGGTCTATGGGCGTGGCTAATAGTTTTTTCCCTGAAGAACCTAGTTCAGTTGAGGGGCGGTTCTGATGAGTGATTTCCCTGAAGTGATGCGTCTGGCAACTATGCTTTTCGTACTGCCGATCTGGCTGATAGTAACCGGATTTTTCGCAGTAGAAGGTATGTATCTTTACGCCTTAGCATCCGTTCTTTTCGGACTCATGATGGCTTACGGAGCTTATCAGAACATAGATAGTCTTCGGAGAGAGGATAACCTCGATGATGAACGCGCCGTTGAAATAAATAGGAAGGCTGCTTCCAGCGCGTTCTGGACGCTTTTCAACATCGGTCTGATCTGGAGCCTGGCCACAGGATTTTACGCAGAAAGCATTTCCGGCCTGGGAACTCTCCAGACTTACGATGCCTATGTAGCCATCCCGGCAGCCCTGATAACATACCTGTGTTTTAGAGTTTACTACCGAGTTTATGGACTGGAGGCTGACTTCTGGAAGCTGAAGCTATGAGTGTAGAAAACAAACTGAAAGTATACCGGGCGGAAAAAGACATCACACAGAAAGAACTGGCGGTCAAGATGGATGTGTCCCGACAGACAATCAACGCAATCGAGACCGGAAAATACAGCCCAAGCCTCGAACTCGCGCTGAAAATAGCAGAGTTCTTCGATACAGACCTAGAGAACATATTCTGGTATGAAAACTGAAAAACAATGCTCCGGTGAATACATTCATCCATCGGTTTCCGCGGCGGTTAAAAACTTTTTGAAAGACTACATTCTTAGTGTTTTCTAAAATTAGACAGAAATTCCAGTCGGTATTCAAGACTAAAGACGAACTCGATCTGACAAACGGACCGGTAGGGAAGAACTTATTTTACCTCTCGCTACCTATAATTGTAATTAACCTTTTACAGACAATGTATAACCTTGCGGATACTTTCTGGCTTGGCCAGCTAAGCGAAGAAGCACTCGCCGCAATCACATTCGCGTTTCCACTTGTCTTTTTCCTGATCTCGCTAGGAATGGGGCTTTCGGTCGCAGGAAGCGTTCTAGTCGCACAGTTCGAAGGGAAAAACAAAAGTGAGAAAGTAGATTTCGCAGCATCCCAGACTATCACCTTCAGTCTCGTAGCGTCCGCCATACTCGGCGTTATAGGCTACTTCTTCATCGGAGATGTCGTATCGCTACTAGGAGCGTCTCCAGAAGTGGTTCCTAAAGCAGCAGGTTACATGCAGATAATCTCGCTCGGACTGTTTTTCATGTTCGGATTCTTCGTATTCATGGCTTTGATGAGAGGCTACGGAGACACAGTAACGCCAATGCTGTTGATGCTAGCTACAGTGATACTAAACATCGTTCTCGATCCATTCCTGATCTTCGGATGGTGGATCTTCCCTTCAATGGGAGTACAAGGAGCAGCCGTAGCCACAGTCGCCTCAAGAGCGCTGGCAATGTTCATAGGACTAGCGATACTGTTCAGCGGGAAAAGAGGGGTCAAGCTATCCCTGTCAAACATGGTGCCGGATCTTGATTTCTTCAGAAAAATGCTGAAGATCGGCTTACCGGCAAGCTTCGAGTCCACAACGCGCTCCATATCGGTGAACTTGTTGGTGGCGGTTGTAGGATACAACTTCCTAGATCCAGTGGTCGCAGGATACGGTATAGGGGTTAGAGTGTTCTCTCTGATCTTTTTGCCTGCTATAGCTATAGGTAAAGGCGTGGAAACAATGACCGGCCAAAATCTTGGAGCCGGAAAACCTGACCGTGCTGAAAAGGCCGCTAAAATCGGAGCCAAATATACATTAGCTATTCTAACAGGTGTCGGCGTGGTTGTTTTCTTCACTGCTCGTCCTATCGCATCAGTCTTTACAACAAACCCTGATGTGGCCGCGACTGCCGCAGAGTTCCTCAGATACGTCGCATTCAGCTTTGGGTTTATAGGTGTTTTAAGATCGTTCTCAGGAAGTTTCCGGGGCGCAGGTAAAACCATGGTGGCTGCCGCTGTCTCAATAATGACTCTGGGAGTAATCCGATTACCTATAGCGTACTTCGGAGCTATAGAACTGGGTACAGTCGGTGTATGGATAGCTTTCTTTGTATCAAACATTTTGGGAGCTATAATCGCATATCTATGGTACAGGCGAGGTACGTGGCGTAAAGACTTTGATCCGGAAGAAAGCAAAAAAGGAGAGGTTGCTGAAGAGCTTGATGACTTCGGGCAGACAATTACAGATCATTTCAAGTCTGTGCTGCCTGGAAAAGAGCTTTTCAGCTCTTTAAGTGGGTAAGAACGGAAGGGTTGTCTGCCTGGTTTATCGGAGATGGATCTAGGTAAAAAAGATTCAGCTCAATTAACTGGTTATGGAAACCGGTAAAATCAGAGACGACTTCCCGATATTTCAGGAGCGAACAGAACTCAGCTATCTGGATAATGCGGCAACCACTCAGAAACCAGCGCAGGTAATTGAAGCCGTAGAAAAGTTCTACAGCCAGAATAACTCGAATGTCGGCAGAGGACTCTACGATCTAGCAGCGGACTCGACGAAAGCATACAGCCAGGCCAGAAAAAACATAGCGGAGTTCATAGGAGCAGACGCGGATGAAACAGTGTTTGTCCGCGGATGTACCGAGGCAGTGAACTTGCTGGCTTCCTCGCTTGATATCGAAGGACGTATGGCTCTTCCAGAATTAGCACATCACTCCGAGCAACTGCCTTGGAGGGAAAACTTTGAGGAAATAGATTTCATACCTGTAAAAGACGGTAAAATCGATATAGATGCCGCAGAAGAACTGATAACTCAAAAAACGGCTGTTGTATCTGTTCCGCATGTATCAAATGTATATGGTACGGTTCAGCCGGTCGAGCAGTTAGTCGAACTCGCACACGAAAACGATGCCTTGGTTGTTCTTGATGCCGCTCAGTCCGTCCCGTCCATGCCGGTCGATTTCCACGAGCTGGACGTGGATTTCGCGATGTTTTCCGGCCACAAAATGCTTGGGCCGACAGGAATCGGAGTACTGTACGGTAAAAGGAATTTGCTTGAAGAAATGACGCCTTACCAGGTCGGAGGGGGCATGGTAGACTCTGTGACCAAGCAAGAAGTTGAGTACAAACCTGCTCCTGAAAAATTTGAGGCAGGGACTCCTAACATCGCAGGAGCTGTTGGTTTATCCGCGGCCGTCGATTACTTACGGCAGTTCGAACCCGAAGAAATTCTAGAACACGAACGAGAGCTAAACAGGCATCTAGTCAAGCAGTTGAGAACTATTGAAGGCATAAAAGTTCTTTCACCTGTAGAAGCAACGATCACATCGTTTACAGCGGAGTTCGCACATCCGCATGATATAGCAGAAGTTTTGAACCAGAACAATGTAGCTGTCCGGGCTGGGAATCACTGCGCACAACCTTTAATGGAAAAACATGGTATAAACGGAACGGTCAGAGCATCTCCTTATATTTACAATACTGAAAAAGATGTTCGCAGACTCGTCCGCGCGGTAAAGGAAGCCAAGAGGGTTTTCGATGTATAGAGAAGAGATACTTGATCTCTATAGAAAACCTGTTAATGTCGGGGTTATAGAAGATGTTAAACCGGCGAGTGGAGAAAACGCCAGTTGTGGGGACTCAACGGAGATCTATGTAAAGACGGTCGACGGCGAGATAAAGGATGTAAAACATCAGTCTGATGCCTGTGCTATTGCTACGGCCTCTATCTGTATTTTATCGAGTAAAATTCAGGGGATGAGTGTTGAAGAACTCAGAGATCTTGACAAAGAATGGATGCTTGATCAGTTAGGCGTTGAGATTTCTCCAATGAGATTGAAATGCGCCTTGTTAGGGCTAAATACAGTTCAGGATGCCATAGAGTAAGGGTTTCGCTGCTCGCTGGGATAAGTTAAGAAACTTCTGATCAATGATTTTTCTATGAGTCTAGAAGTCAAGAATTTGGAAGCATCCGTAGAAGATGAGAAGATACTAAGAGGAGTCTCTCTAGAGGTCAATCCTGGAGAGATCCACGCAATAATGGGGCCGAACGGTTCCGGTAAGTCCACTCTCTGTAAGTCCTTGATGGGCAACCCGGTCTATACGGTCGATGACGGCCAGATCCTTATCGACGGAGAGGACGTAACCGATGAGGAAACAGACGAGCGCGCACGGAAAGGCCTTTTCCTAGCCTTCCAGTATCCAAGTGAGATCTCCGGTATCAAGGTAGCAGAGTTCCTGAAGGAAGCGCTCGATGCCCGCCGTGAGGAAAAAGGCGAGGAGCCGATGCCTCAGACAGAGTTCAACGAACTGCTGAGAGAGAAACTTGACCTGCTGGATATGGATGAAGAGTACGCCCGCAGATACCTGAATGAAGGATTTTCCGGCGGAGAAAAGAAGAGAAACGAGATCCTACAGATGGCGGTACTCGATCCAAAGTATGCGGTGCTGGATGAGATTGATTCCGGGCTAGACATCGATGCGTTACAGGTCGTAGCCAAGGGAATCAACAAACTAGCCAACCAGGATCAAGGCGTTTTGATGATCACACATTACCAGAGAATTCTTGATCACGTCAAGCCAGATCACGTCCACGTCATGATGGACGGAGAGATAGTGGAAAGCGGTGGATCGGAGCTAGCCGAGAAGCTGGAAGATGAAGGGTATGAATGGCTCACGGAATAACGTGTTCAAAAGGGTAGTCCTTGTCTGAGGGAGGCTGGAAGCGGTAGACGTCCGCAGCTATCCTTGCTTCCTCTCCGTCCGAGACTGCTTTTTCAATCCCGTTTTCTACCTTCGAGAAATCCGTCCTCGGATTCTTCACTCCGGAGGGATGCGCAACTACAAGAAACATGTCTTCGATGTTGTCGTAGACATCTGTCTCCATAGTTCTGAACTCTGCGGCAAAGTCATAGAGCTGATTTCTTCCGAACTCCAGATCTGACTCCGAGTTCCCGTAGGACTTTCCCTGTACAAGATAGTGGCTATTATTTTCTTCATCGGTCAGCAGCCAGTCTTCGACCGTCACCGGTTTTTCCCCAATAGCTGTCTCTTCCCTCATGGAGTCGATATTTAATTCGGGGAACTCCGGAGGAAAGTAGCTTTCCTGTTCTTCAATGCCGTAGACAAAAGCCGGTCCGATCGAACCATGTAGGTTTCCCCGGTAAGTATCCTCATTTATCTCCAGAACAATTTTGAGCGGTTCCTCGAAGTCTTCCCGAAATCCCATGTATGTGGTATAGAACAAGGATTCAAAACTGTTTCTGACCTGTCTATTTCTTCGCCAGCTTCAAAAACATGTGATCGGTCTCGTAAGGCTCTAAAGTCGTTCTATCGACTATCTCCATTTCCTTTTCGAGCTTCTCGATTACCTCCTCGTATATTTCCTCGGGTTCACGTGAGCTTGAGATTGATTTGGCTTTAACCGCCAGCAAACCAACTCCATCTTCTTTCAGGAACTTTCGGCAGTTTTTCAAAAATATCTCCGGCTGATCGCTTTGGGATATATCCTGGAAGACAATATCTGCCTTATCGAGGTATTGTTCGTACTCTCCCGGTTTTCTAGCGTCTCCGAGGATTGGAGCGATGTTCTCACGTTTTTCAGCCAGCTCCAGGAGTTTCCGGGCGACGGTATCAGAATACTCTATGCCTACCAGAAAGCCTCCGGTGAGTATGTCTGAAAAATGCGATACCGTTGTGCCTGAGGCCGCTCCCAGATAAAGAACAGTTGAATCAGGTTTTAACTCGATGTCGATGTCTTTCGCGATTGCACCGCCCGCCTTCGAACGGTGCGGATTCCACTCACGGTACTCGAGGCCATCTACTTCCAGCAGCTCCTCTCCATAAACTTTCTGTCCTTCAACAGCGTTTTTCGTGAAAATCTTCGAGCCTTTCCTGAAAACTCCGGGTTGAATCTCTTTCATAATACTCTTTGAGCGCTACAACTGATTTAACTACCGGTCTCTTGCTAGTCTAAGTGCTTTCCGGGCGGCAACTCTAGCGTTTTCCGGAGTCTCAATCTCTTCGATCTCCTCGATTGTGAACCATTCGAGGCCATCGTGTTCGTGTCCATGGCTCGCATCCTGTTTTTCGATAGGCTCTCCGAGAAACTGGAAATCACAGTGAAGATGATCATCGGAGATAGGATGAATGTTTACGTTAAACGGTCTGGGAAGATCTTGGGATACAGAATCGTAGCTGGTCTCCGGGACAAAATCTTTACTTATTCTTACTTTCCATCCAGTTTCCTCTAATGTTTCACGTAAAGCAGCCTCATCAGGGGTCTCATCCGCTTCTATATGTCCGCCGGGAGGCAGCCATTTTCCAAGCTTCGAGTGTTTCAGAAAAAGAACCTTCCCGTCCTCTACTATAAAACAGCTTGCGGTAAAGTCCCTGTCCGCCTCCTCAGGAACTCTCATTCTTTCAAGCTCTGGTACTTTTCCTGTGCCTCGTCCCGCAAGCTCTTTCCTTTATCCTTATCGCCGTAGACATCGAGCCGGGCGGCGATAGCGGCTTTGTTCCCGATGAACCTGGCCATCTTGCCTCTCTTATCTTCCGGCAGATCGGAGACGAAAGGATGTTCGAATATCACTCCGTGTTTCGGAGGCGTTCCTTCTCCACGAAGGTAACGGAACAGTGCTTTCTCCGCGCCAAGCATCTGAATGGTTGAAGCCGGCTCTTTGGCTAAGCCTTCAAGCGATCCTTCAATAGCTATTACTTTAGCGGCCAGTATAGGATCGAGCAGCTTCGATAGGTTCGGCATAACCTCTAAGGCAGAGTCTTTTACATACTCTCTGATCTCCTCTCTGATCTCGTGACTTGATTCTATGCGTTCAAAGGCAGTTTCAAGCATCTCTCTGTCCTTCCCTTCCAGAGGTGAGCCAGTGGATTTTTCTGCCATCTCTTGGAAAGGATCCAGCTCGTC
This genomic window contains:
- a CDS encoding fibrillarin-like rRNA/tRNA 2'-O-methyltransferase, producing MKEIQPGVFRKGSKIFTKNAVEGQKVYGEELLEVDGLEYREWNPHRSKAGGAIAKDIDIELKPDSTVLYLGAASGTTVSHFSDILTGGFLVGIEYSDTVARKLLELAEKRENIAPILGDARKPGEYEQYLDKADIVFQDISQSDQPEIFLKNCRKFLKEDGVGLLAVKAKSISSSREPEEIYEEVIEKLEKEMEIVDRTTLEPYETDHMFLKLAKK
- a CDS encoding helix-turn-helix transcriptional regulator is translated as MSVENKLKVYRAEKDITQKELAVKMDVSRQTINAIETGKYSPSLELALKIAEFFDTDLENIFWYEN
- a CDS encoding NUDIX hydrolase, producing the protein MRVPEEADRDFTASCFIVEDGKVLFLKHSKLGKWLPPGGHIEADETPDEAALRETLEETGWKVRISKDFVPETSYDSVSQDLPRPFNVNIHPISDDHLHCDFQFLGEPIEKQDASHGHEHDGLEWFTIEEIEEIETPENARVAARKALRLARDR
- the sufC gene encoding Fe-S cluster assembly ATPase SufC, whose protein sequence is MSLEVKNLEASVEDEKILRGVSLEVNPGEIHAIMGPNGSGKSTLCKSLMGNPVYTVDDGQILIDGEDVTDEETDERARKGLFLAFQYPSEISGIKVAEFLKEALDARREEKGEEPMPQTEFNELLREKLDLLDMDEEYARRYLNEGFSGGEKKRNEILQMAVLDPKYAVLDEIDSGLDIDALQVVAKGINKLANQDQGVLMITHYQRILDHVKPDHVHVMMDGEIVESGGSELAEKLEDEGYEWLTE
- a CDS encoding MATE family efflux transporter, with the translated sequence MFSKIRQKFQSVFKTKDELDLTNGPVGKNLFYLSLPIIVINLLQTMYNLADTFWLGQLSEEALAAITFAFPLVFFLISLGMGLSVAGSVLVAQFEGKNKSEKVDFAASQTITFSLVASAILGVIGYFFIGDVVSLLGASPEVVPKAAGYMQIISLGLFFMFGFFVFMALMRGYGDTVTPMLLMLATVILNIVLDPFLIFGWWIFPSMGVQGAAVATVASRALAMFIGLAILFSGKRGVKLSLSNMVPDLDFFRKMLKIGLPASFESTTRSISVNLLVAVVGYNFLDPVVAGYGIGVRVFSLIFLPAIAIGKGVETMTGQNLGAGKPDRAEKAAKIGAKYTLAILTGVGVVVFFTARPIASVFTTNPDVAATAAEFLRYVAFSFGFIGVLRSFSGSFRGAGKTMVAAAVSIMTLGVIRLPIAYFGAIELGTVGVWIAFFVSNILGAIIAYLWYRRGTWRKDFDPEESKKGEVAEELDDFGQTITDHFKSVLPGKELFSSLSG
- a CDS encoding NOP5/NOP56 family protein, yielding MDKEDLRKKALEETRENLKQADRDQFIVKAVKYLEEVERGYSNEVERFRDWYAIHFPELEEEIQDDDEFVKLLKRGIHRDELDPFQEMAEKSTGSPLEGKDREMLETAFERIESSHEIREEIREYVKDSALEVMPNLSKLLDPILAAKVIAIEGSLEGLAKEPASTIQMLGAEKALFRYLRGEGTPPKHGVIFEHPFVSDLPEDKRGKMARFIGNKAAIAARLDVYGDKDKGKSLRDEAQEKYQSLKE
- a CDS encoding aminotransferase class V-fold PLP-dependent enzyme, producing METGKIRDDFPIFQERTELSYLDNAATTQKPAQVIEAVEKFYSQNNSNVGRGLYDLAADSTKAYSQARKNIAEFIGADADETVFVRGCTEAVNLLASSLDIEGRMALPELAHHSEQLPWRENFEEIDFIPVKDGKIDIDAAEELITQKTAVVSVPHVSNVYGTVQPVEQLVELAHENDALVVLDAAQSVPSMPVDFHELDVDFAMFSGHKMLGPTGIGVLYGKRNLLEEMTPYQVGGGMVDSVTKQEVEYKPAPEKFEAGTPNIAGAVGLSAAVDYLRQFEPEEILEHERELNRHLVKQLRTIEGIKVLSPVEATITSFTAEFAHPHDIAEVLNQNNVAVRAGNHCAQPLMEKHGINGTVRASPYIYNTEKDVRRLVRAVKEAKRVFDV
- a CDS encoding iron-sulfur cluster assembly scaffold protein, whose translation is MYREEILDLYRKPVNVGVIEDVKPASGENASCGDSTEIYVKTVDGEIKDVKHQSDACAIATASICILSSKIQGMSVEELRDLDKEWMLDQLGVEISPMRLKCALLGLNTVQDAIE
- a CDS encoding DUF2178 domain-containing protein encodes the protein MSDFPEVMRLATMLFVLPIWLIVTGFFAVEGMYLYALASVLFGLMMAYGAYQNIDSLRREDNLDDERAVEINRKAASSAFWTLFNIGLIWSLATGFYAESISGLGTLQTYDAYVAIPAALITYLCFRVYYRVYGLEADFWKLKL